Proteins from a genomic interval of Polaribacter sp. Q13:
- the ybeY gene encoding rRNA maturation RNase YbeY yields MVTFNYETEFKLDHENLLEYWVDTIVSNHDYSIGEINYIFCDDAYLHKLNVEFLQHDTLTDVISFDNTLGKLVSGDIYISVERVADNATDFKEDFIDELHRVMIHGVLHYMGYKDKSEEEKKKMRAAENKALAAFN; encoded by the coding sequence ATGGTAACTTTTAATTACGAAACTGAATTTAAATTAGATCATGAAAATCTGCTAGAATATTGGGTAGATACTATTGTTTCAAATCATGATTATAGTATTGGTGAAATCAATTATATTTTTTGTGATGATGCATATCTTCATAAATTAAATGTGGAGTTTTTACAACATGATACACTTACAGATGTTATTAGTTTTGATAACACTTTAGGGAAGTTGGTGAGTGGTGATATTTATATTTCTGTAGAACGGGTAGCAGATAATGCAACAGATTTTAAGGAAGATTTTATAGATGAATTGCATAGAGTAATGATTCATGGTGTATTGCATTATATGGGTTATAAAGATAAGTCTGAAGAAGAAAAAAAGAAGATGAGAGCAGCCGAGAATAAAGCATTGGCAGCCTTTAATTAA